CTAAATTATAGAAACGAtaccaaaaaataaataagaagaaAGAGATAAAAGGCTTCAATTAATTGGCTAAAACGATAAACTGCAAAGAAACACAACACCACACAATAACACCATGCCAACGTATATTTCGTTACAGCACAGCTTAGATAAAAACAAATATAAACAATTTCCCATCATCCTCGTACAATCTCACCAGCAAAATAACGAGTAGTCTCTTCAGACAAGCGTGTAATGTTGTTAATACACAAAGATGTAGCTATTTACATGTATACTTATCAATATCGAGAAATATATCGAAGGTCTTCAAGTTTGCTATgagataaatatttataatgatATATGTATCACCTAGCAGCATGTCCTATACGTTCGTGCTATAATACTGGCTTTCCGGGTCCATTTCAACAAGAGCAGCTATAAGCAAAAAGCTGGATCAAGAACAGGTCCACAATAAATGTCTTTCTAACCGACCTTAGTTTTTTCGGCACTATCACTTGTTAGAAGCATTGTCCGTTCTGGAACATCTTCAACCCCGCATGATAAGGATGAAAATAACAGGATTAAAGAACAAATCAAATTAATTTCCTACGGCTGAGCTACAAATATCAGATTGCAAGACTTACATCGAGCAGGAACTTTAATACAAAGGACTATTTGTACTGTGTATGGTGCCATTTATGTTCGCATAGCTTTTGATGGCAGATGCTAAGAACCTCCTGACGAGTCTCTTGgggaagatcattcagaagatCCATAACAGCTAGTTCATGCTTCTTATTAAGATCGCCCAGCTCCCTAAGCTGCTCATCCAATAGACGCTCTAGCTTATCAACAATAATTCTGATGTTAGTTGAATCTGTTTCGTGTTGTATTGAGATTTTCTCGAACGAAAAAGAACGGTTGTAAGGAATACCAACAACTTCTGAATCAGGGGATCCGGAATTCGCTTCCTCTTTTACATTACTCTCACAATCAGAATAATATTCCACATGACCGAGCAAGGAAGTAAAATGGTCAGGGTTCATATCTCCATGGCCACTAGGAGATCGTAAATTTTCTTCAGCCGAGCTGTCTACAAAGGCTACCGCCTCTGCCAACAAGGTAGATGGCCCAGGCCTAAGCGGTGAGGTTTCCCCACTAGCTTTGGGTGAATCAGACCAATACTTCCGGCCAGATGGTAATCTTTCCAGAACAAATGGGCCAGAATCATTAGTAATGGGGGAAGCATCATCCAGAGCTCCAGATTCACCACTTTCTGAAATAATCTCACCAATAACATTATCGCCAGAGATTTCTATAGGAGCCCAATCAGGAATATGGGATCGAATTTCAGAATCAATCATTGCACTAATCACTGAGACATCATGCTCAGTTAGGTCGAGCTCTTCAACCATCTCACTAGCAACAGCAGTTGAAGTATCCACCTCGATATCAAATGGGAAGTGAATGTTTCGAATATGACCTGCTCAAGAAGAAAACCAATTACACCAGTGAGGAATTTTTGTGAAAAAACACAGAACTTAGTCAGCCGAGAAGGAAAAAAAACATAACCTGATGAATCTGCAATTCGAAGTTTCAAAAAAATTGTATTATGGTCTTTTCTTTGACCCTGCACTGTGAAATCTCGACTTCCCTCAGGCATAGAGTCTTCAGGGGATTTTCCTCGGTCAAGCTGATTGCCATTGTCATCTTCAAATATGAAGTGTCAAAAACCGGGAAGGATGATAGAATTCTAATCAAGAAACAGCAGAAACCTGTCACATGTACCTGCATCCGAGGGTTGGGATTGCAACCAGCGATATCTACTTCCAGATTCCTCATCAGGTAGGAGAAATGGGTCCATCAGAAGTTCTCTGGCCGACAACCTCTCAGAGACTTTTGAGATGCACTTCTCTATAAATGACCGGACTCCCGGATCCTTCACCTTTTCCAATGATGCAGGTTTTATTCCCTGCTCAAGTGGAACAATGAAAAACAATGTGGTTGCAGGGTACAATAGAGAAagttaagaaaaataaaagcaAACTTTCCTCGATCCAAATTGTGGCTATTAAAATTTGCATAAAAGTAATAAACTTTTACTTTTACTTCCTTCTAGGCTATCAACATCAAAATCATAGAGCTATGGATCTCACTAATAATATAGGTTTAGAGCGACAAGAAAATCAATAAACCATGCAAATAAAGTGGAAAAATATATGACAAACTCCATGCTGATCCATCTCGATGGGATGGAGATGAGTTGAGCGTTTTATAGtaacaaaaaatatttcaacacCAAATATCAAGTATCTAAATGCGAGATCCACATAGCTCCATAGAGAAGTACTCTAATGAACAACAATGACAAAGTGTACATAACTTTAGGCATTTGTTTTGATAAGAGAACCTTCAGGGACTAATTTCTTTTAACATCCAATACCACAAGGTGGGTCCCATAAAGAACTGGTACTGAGGAATGAATCTAAAGGGAACAAAATGTCTGATTATAGAAAAGATTCAAATATCACACCGAGAGTAACAAACGACTTACCGCTGTCACTTTCTTATATATCTGAGCAGCATTAGCACATTCAACATACGGATACTCAAAGGTCACTAGCTCCAGCAAGGACATACCAAAAGCATATACATCTACAAGTTCATTGTATTCCTCCTCATAAAGCTCTGGAGCCATGAATTCCGGTGTGCCTGGTAGCAAAATTACAATACATCATTGCCTTGAAGATATAAACAACTATCGCATGCCACATACGAACACTAAGAATACAAGTAAATCAAACCTTACCTATAACACTATGAGCTGCACGTGCCTGTTGAAGTATAGCAGCAAGTCCTAGATCACCAATTTTCACCTCCCCTTGATTTCCATTAACGAAAATATTGTCACACTTTAAGTCCCTGTGAATAACAGGTGGGTCATGGCTATGAAGATACGAAAGGCCCTCCAGGATTTGTCTTGACCAATTTTTCAGTGCCCTCAAATCAACATGCTTGTGTTTCTTCCGATACCTAAACAGAAACCAGATTCAGCTCAATACACCATTGACCATCCAAAGCTGactcaataaatcaaataagcgCTTAAATTTAAACATACTGTCGCAGAGTCCCGGATGTGAAAATTTCGGTTATGAAGTTGATATGCTCGTTCTTGGGATCAATCCAAGAATTGTAGaatttgatgatatttttgtgCTTGAGGGTTTTTAGTAAGTGAACTTCGGAATACAACCTCCCAAAATCAACGGAATTCCTCATGAGATCAGCAATTTTAACTTGATTCCAAGCTACCTCTATTCCTTCCCGTTCATCAAATGCCCTATATCTATTTTGTCAGCATAAAAAAAGGCATGAATACATATACTAATAATTAGATAAATTGAAGCGGCGTGAATTCCAGAAAAGCTTACACTTTCTTGAAAGCTCCTTTCCCAAGCACTTCTTTATACTACAAAATTGCATCATAACAAATCGAAAGAAGTCAGCAAGCAGAGAATGAACGAATAAATGATGACAGAAAGCTGATCGCTTCCAAAACTCGACAAACTGAAAACTCAACCCACCTTACGCAAACGCAAATCATCTCAAACTTTAAATTGTACCATTAGCTATGATCATgtacataaaaaaatatctaaATCAAAGCATTGAGAGAAACTGTAAGAAGGATACGCACCCGACCGTAGCGACCAGAGGTATCAACCTCAACAAACTCAGGCTCGGAATCGGAATCGTCCGGGTCGGATTCCGCAGCGGAATCTTGTGGCATTGTCCCAGTTAATTAAAAAACTACAGAAACAAAATACCTCTCAGATTCAGATCTATCAAATGATGAAAAGTTGGAGTATTTACGGCTGATTCAGCTAGCTGACAGTCGAATCGGAATCGATCAAGAAGATTAAAAATATCGAAAacgaataaaaatatgtaagAATTTCTCAACTCTGCAAGATTTGAATTGGAATTTTATATTCTgggtattatttatttatataagaaATATACGTATGTTGTGCACACATACGTTGGATTTGGAAACATTGAAAAAGATTTGATCGAAATGAGGAAGCAAACTCCATCTGGCTCAggcttttttttttattctttttttttttcattttggaACAAACTTAAAAAAAGACAATTACTTTCATCACTGCGATggaattttttgttttgtttttttacatTGATATATAAATTTCTATTAGTttcatgtcatattttgtgtagaatattttttaattaactaataaaaaattaaatgcgAAGCCATATTAacttagacaaaaacttgtgtgagacgatctcacggatcgtattttgtgagacggatctttatttgaataatccatgaaaaagtattactttttattatgaatatgggTAGGATTGAACCGTCTCACAGATTGGGAtccgtgagacgatctcacataaGACCTACTCAAAAACTTAAGCTACAAttgtcttttaaaaaaaaaaaagacaataATTTATTACTTTTATAAGGATGTTATAATAATAATCcaatattttaacataaaagatattattttttattgacaTGTTCTCATACCAGAAAGCAACAAATTTGTATGGCTATAAAACAACAGAAAACTTTTGTttgcataaataaattatatcttCAAACGTACACCCATTTTATTTGTCACGGTGGAACCTAAAATAGTTATTatcttatatttaattaaaaatttatattcaaaattttacTGTTCATCATCTTCAAACAGCTAAACACCTTCCACAGACAAGATTGATAAAATTTATTCATAGTAGCTCGAGAGTGGGACTACCGCGGCTCAGCTCGACGAGCCCGCCTCGATTGCTTTGAAATAACCATAGCCAATGGCAGCTAGGTAAGATGCGGCTATCTATCTGTATGGCCCCGATCTTGAATGTCCAACTGATATGTTTTTTCACTAACAACAAAAAAAAGCATCTTAAAATAAACTTAATTCTATTTTaacacaaacaaaagaaaaagatCATAATTATGATATCAAAGGAAACACTACACAATAAAATATTGGTAGGCATTAAAAAGGAAGAGCAACATGGCATAGAGTCACAGCCATCATGTGATCAGGATAAGTTGGTTAATACCCCCCAGAATTTTCATTCAACATCTTTCTTTAGTTCATTACAATACATTGAACACACACTACAACTGCAAAAATGTCTACATACCTAGTCAAAATATGAAACTCAGCTAAATCAAGAAACGTCTGTTCAAAACAAGTTGAATCACAAAGCTGTCAAAACAAATCAAAAAATATTCTACGACATAAAAAGTTATTGAGAGCAACAAGAACTAAAGTCTAAGAGTCCTGTTTTCATGTTcgataaataaatttgaaaccTTTTCCTTCGCAAGTGTTGCaatgattattattttcaatttaacc
The Primulina tabacum isolate GXHZ01 chromosome 9, ASM2559414v2, whole genome shotgun sequence DNA segment above includes these coding regions:
- the LOC142556176 gene encoding putative serine/threonine-protein kinase WNK3, with product MPQDSAAESDPDDSDSEPEFVEVDTSGRYGRYKEVLGKGAFKKVYRAFDEREGIEVAWNQVKIADLMRNSVDFGRLYSEVHLLKTLKHKNIIKFYNSWIDPKNEHINFITEIFTSGTLRQYRKKHKHVDLRALKNWSRQILEGLSYLHSHDPPVIHRDLKCDNIFVNGNQGEVKIGDLGLAAILQQARAAHSVIGTPEFMAPELYEEEYNELVDVYAFGMSLLELVTFEYPYVECANAAQIYKKVTAGIKPASLEKVKDPGVRSFIEKCISKVSERLSARELLMDPFLLPDEESGSRYRWLQSQPSDADDNGNQLDRGKSPEDSMPEGSRDFTVQGQRKDHNTIFLKLRIADSSGHIRNIHFPFDIEVDTSTAVASEMVEELDLTEHDVSVISAMIDSEIRSHIPDWAPIEISGDNVIGEIISESGESGALDDASPITNDSGPFVLERLPSGRKYWSDSPKASGETSPLRPGPSTLLAEAVAFVDSSAEENLRSPSGHGDMNPDHFTSLLGHVEYYSDCESNVKEEANSGSPDSEVVGIPYNRSFSFEKISIQHETDSTNIRIIVDKLERLLDEQLRELGDLNKKHELAVMDLLNDLPQETRQEVLSICHQKLCEHKWHHTQYK